The following are from one region of the Methanoculleus caldifontis genome:
- a CDS encoding DUF4062 domain-containing protein translates to MTPVRIFISSVQKEFAEERAALRDYLQGDALMRRFFEVFLFEDVPAADRRTDDQYLDEVRRCDIYVGLFGNDYGSENAEGVSPTEREFDLATTEGKYRLIYVRGMDDDARQPKMRALVRRAQAGLIRKRFNTPSELVAGLYAALVEYLEEKQLIRSGPFDAAPCTKATLEHLDPERMAWFLRTARATRRFSLAPNASSADLLEHLNLLDDGHLTNAAVLLFGKQPQRFLISSEIKCAHFHGTEVAKPIPSYQVYKGTVFDLVDAAVDFVLSKIALSVGTREAGPQAPVRYEIPKEVVAEAIVNAVAHRDYTSNGSVQVMLFADRLEIWNPGTLPPSLTLEKLRQAHGSVPGNPLLAEPMYLTGYIERMGTGTRDMIRHCTEAGLPEPEFAVSDGFQTIIRRTLAPGQRTQPESQPESRPESLEKRVLLLLAVATRSKAELSRGLGQKEISGQLNKVVRQLLDDLMIEYTIPEKPGSRHQKYRLTEKGRAALAKPGSGEDMP, encoded by the coding sequence ATGACCCCCGTCCGCATCTTCATCAGCAGTGTGCAGAAGGAGTTCGCCGAGGAGCGTGCTGCCCTTCGCGACTATCTGCAGGGCGATGCACTGATGCGGCGGTTCTTCGAGGTCTTCCTCTTCGAGGACGTCCCTGCCGCCGACCGCCGTACCGACGATCAGTACCTCGACGAGGTCCGGCGCTGTGATATCTATGTCGGACTGTTCGGGAACGACTACGGCTCCGAGAATGCCGAAGGGGTCTCCCCGACCGAACGGGAGTTCGATCTCGCCACCACCGAAGGGAAGTACCGGCTCATCTACGTCAGGGGCATGGACGACGATGCCCGCCAACCGAAGATGCGTGCGCTTGTTCGCAGAGCGCAGGCGGGCCTGATCCGGAAGCGGTTCAACACTCCCTCTGAACTGGTCGCCGGGCTGTATGCGGCGCTGGTCGAATACCTGGAGGAGAAGCAGCTCATCCGCTCAGGTCCCTTCGATGCGGCCCCGTGCACGAAGGCGACACTCGAACACCTGGACCCTGAACGTATGGCGTGGTTCCTCCGCACGGCCAGAGCGACCCGCCGGTTCTCCCTCGCCCCCAATGCCTCTTCCGCTGACCTGCTGGAGCACCTGAACCTGCTCGACGACGGACACCTGACGAACGCCGCGGTCCTCCTCTTCGGGAAGCAGCCGCAACGGTTCCTGATCTCCTCCGAGATCAAGTGCGCCCACTTCCACGGCACCGAGGTGGCCAAACCGATCCCGTCCTACCAGGTCTACAAGGGCACGGTCTTCGATCTCGTGGACGCGGCGGTGGACTTCGTCCTGAGCAAGATCGCCCTCTCGGTCGGGACCCGCGAGGCCGGCCCGCAGGCCCCGGTGCGCTACGAGATCCCCAAAGAGGTGGTGGCGGAGGCGATCGTCAACGCCGTCGCCCACCGTGACTACACGAGCAACGGCAGCGTGCAGGTGATGCTCTTTGCCGACCGCCTGGAGATCTGGAACCCGGGCACGCTCCCGCCGTCCCTGACGCTCGAGAAGCTCCGCCAGGCCCACGGGTCGGTGCCGGGCAACCCGCTCCTTGCGGAGCCGATGTACCTTACCGGCTATATCGAGCGGATGGGCACGGGGACACGGGACATGATCCGGCACTGCACCGAGGCCGGGCTGCCGGAGCCGGAGTTTGCCGTCAGCGACGGGTTCCAGACGATCATCCGCCGGACTCTGGCTCCCGGCCAGAGGACGCAGCCAGAGTCGCAGCCAGAGTCGCGGCCAGAGTCATTGGAAAAGAGAGTCCTTTTGCTTCTGGCGGTTGCCACCAGGTCCAAAGCGGAGTTGTCAAGGGGACTCGGGCAGAAAGAGATCTCGGGACAGCTGAACAAGGTCGTCCGTCAATTGCTCGATGACCTGATGATCGAATACACCATCCCTGAGAAACCCGGCAGTCGGCATCAAAAATACCGCCTGACTGAGAAGGGCCGGGCTGCGCTGGCAAAACCCGGTTCTGGAGAAGACATGCCATGA
- a CDS encoding type II toxin-antitoxin system HicB family antitoxin: MSTVGKHEMENLQYHILLRAEPEGGYTVIVPALPCCITFGETVDEAIAMAREAVEVYIESLRERGEDVPTEEGYLEYRLTVEVPG, encoded by the coding sequence ATGAGCACCGTCGGCAAGCACGAAATGGAAAACCTGCAGTACCATATCCTCCTCCGGGCGGAGCCGGAGGGCGGGTATACGGTTATAGTGCCGGCCCTGCCCTGCTGTATCACCTTCGGAGAGACCGTCGACGAGGCGATAGCGATGGCACGGGAGGCCGTCGAGGTCTATATCGAGAGCCTGCGGGAGAGGGGGGAAGACGTTCCGACCGAAGAAGGGTACCTGGAATACAGGCTCACCGTCGAAGTCCCGGGGTGA
- a CDS encoding TetR/AcrR family transcriptional regulator, producing the protein MGVADRRQREKEQRRNEIIDAAERLFFSRSYEDVSMEGIAREVELNKATIYLYFKNKEALFAAVVLRGVEILKARYAECMEREVPGIVRVVLMGQAYYRFAQEHPDYLRLIHFYGSERFSRENPCAAEIGKGYGTCRLILADAIKEGIEDGTIRPDLDPFLTSMYLMTSFMGILSMENKWKMVIEAEGFSYEQFASEFFRFIIPAIAPGSHNVDVRDFEPFGLSLTGPAAPEKEERRRS; encoded by the coding sequence ATGGGAGTCGCCGATAGGAGACAGCGCGAGAAGGAGCAGCGGAGGAACGAGATCATCGATGCAGCCGAGCGCCTCTTCTTCTCCCGGAGTTACGAAGACGTCTCGATGGAGGGCATAGCCCGGGAGGTTGAACTGAACAAGGCGACCATCTATCTCTATTTCAAAAACAAAGAGGCTCTCTTCGCCGCTGTCGTGCTCCGCGGCGTCGAGATCCTCAAGGCGAGATACGCGGAGTGCATGGAAAGAGAGGTCCCCGGCATCGTCAGGGTGGTCCTGATGGGCCAGGCCTATTACCGGTTCGCACAGGAACACCCCGACTACCTCCGGCTCATCCACTTCTATGGGTCCGAACGGTTCTCGAGGGAGAACCCCTGCGCCGCAGAGATCGGGAAGGGCTACGGCACCTGCCGCCTGATCCTGGCGGACGCAATAAAGGAGGGGATCGAAGACGGGACGATCCGGCCGGATCTCGATCCGTTCCTGACCTCGATGTATCTCATGACGTCCTTCATGGGCATTCTCTCCATGGAGAACAAATGGAAGATGGTGATCGAGGCGGAGGGATTCAGCTACGAGCAGTTCGCGAGCGAGTTCTTTCGGTTCATCATCCCGGCAATCGCCCCGGGGTCTCACAACGTGGATGTCAGGGACTTTGAACCGTTCGGGCTCTCTCTGACCGGGCCGGCGGCGCCTGAGAAGGAAGAGAGGAGACGATCTTAA
- a CDS encoding VOC family protein: MKIILTNVFVNDQDRALKFYTEVLGFVKKSDVSAGDYRWLTVVSPDDQSGTELLLEPNSNPVAQAYQEGIREQGISAASFGVEDIHAEYERLKERGVKFTMEPTEVVDQVTIAVFDDTCGNLIQIQTMQK, encoded by the coding sequence ATGAAGATCATACTGACCAATGTATTTGTAAACGATCAGGACAGGGCTCTGAAATTCTACACCGAAGTGTTGGGCTTTGTGAAAAAGAGTGACGTTTCTGCCGGAGATTATAGGTGGCTTACCGTCGTTTCTCCTGACGATCAGAGCGGGACTGAGCTGTTGCTTGAGCCGAACAGCAATCCGGTAGCACAGGCGTACCAGGAAGGAATACGTGAACAAGGCATCTCTGCCGCGTCTTTTGGTGTCGAAGACATCCATGCGGAATATGAAAGACTCAAAGAACGGGGCGTGAAGTTCACGATGGAGCCGACAGAAGTTGTTGACCAGGTGACCATAGCGGTCTTCGACGACACCTGCGGCAATCTCATCCAGATTCAAACAATGCAGAAATAA
- a CDS encoding EFR1 family ferrodoxin (N-terminal region resembles flavodoxins. C-terminal ferrodoxin region binds two 4Fe-4S clusters.), translated as MKIESLKLVCFSPTGTSKTVIQGIARGINHDKAEIIDITTPDARREPLETSENELLVVAVPVYMGRVPALLVEWLQAIKAHDTPAVGVVVYGNRVYDDALIELNDMLAQRGCRPIAGAAFIGEHSFSSAETPTAEGRPDASDLRQAELFGCKIREKLNAVPSADRIDVAIPGCRPYRGDPTLWTVDFVAVSDACTGCGVCAEGCPTGAIDPEDGYSVDTEKCITCCACIKNCPAHARTMKPGLVRDASVRLSTLYRERKEPEYFL; from the coding sequence ATGAAGATTGAATCGCTGAAACTGGTATGTTTCTCGCCTACGGGAACATCAAAGACGGTTATCCAGGGTATCGCACGGGGAATAAACCACGACAAGGCGGAAATCATCGACATCACCACGCCGGACGCGAGGAGAGAGCCGCTGGAGACATCGGAGAACGAACTGCTCGTCGTTGCGGTCCCGGTGTACATGGGAAGGGTGCCGGCCCTCCTGGTGGAGTGGTTGCAGGCGATCAAAGCCCATGACACGCCCGCGGTAGGTGTCGTCGTCTACGGCAACCGCGTGTATGACGATGCGCTCATCGAGTTGAACGATATGCTGGCTCAGCGTGGCTGCAGACCGATCGCCGGCGCAGCGTTCATCGGGGAACACTCGTTCTCCAGCGCCGAGACGCCGACGGCAGAAGGGCGCCCGGATGCAAGCGACCTGCGCCAGGCAGAGTTGTTCGGGTGTAAGATCCGGGAGAAACTCAACGCCGTCCCGTCGGCCGACCGGATTGATGTAGCGATACCCGGCTGCCGCCCTTACCGGGGAGACCCGACACTCTGGACGGTTGACTTTGTTGCAGTCAGCGATGCGTGTACCGGGTGCGGGGTCTGTGCAGAGGGATGCCCCACCGGCGCCATCGACCCGGAAGACGGCTACTCGGTCGATACGGAGAAGTGCATCACGTGTTGCGCCTGCATCAAGAACTGTCCCGCCCACGCGAGAACGATGAAGCCCGGTCTGGTCAGGGACGCTTCGGTGCGGCTGAGTACACTGTACCGGGAACGAAAGGAGCCCGAGTATTTCTTATAA
- a CDS encoding ArsR/SmtB family transcription factor, which produces MATARCCPADCALRSDWEDELAREKASLSGGRVEELSGLMKLLAHPTRIRILLMLLNRDHCVCEFFYVLEEPQNLISYNLKKLRDGGLVESYYRSNHKIYRLKDTAAPAIRKIAGAMNG; this is translated from the coding sequence ATGGCAACCGCCCGCTGCTGTCCCGCCGACTGCGCCCTCCGGAGCGACTGGGAAGACGAACTCGCCCGGGAGAAAGCCTCGCTTTCCGGGGGCCGGGTCGAGGAGCTGAGCGGACTGATGAAACTGCTCGCCCATCCGACCCGCATCAGAATTCTCCTGATGCTCCTCAACCGCGACCACTGCGTTTGCGAGTTTTTTTACGTCCTCGAAGAACCGCAGAACCTTATCTCGTACAACCTGAAGAAACTCAGAGACGGCGGACTCGTCGAGTCCTATTACCGGTCGAACCACAAGATCTACAGGCTGAAGGATACGGCCGCACCGGCAATACGGAAGATCGCCGGAGCAATGAACGGCTAA
- a CDS encoding flavodoxin family protein, with amino-acid sequence MRRLKVVAFNGSPRKDGNTSILIRRILDELENEGIETELVQVGGQMIRGCADCRRCFENRDLRCAFDDDIVNDCIEKMIDADGIVLGSPVYFLDVTSEMKALIDRAGVVARANGRPFQRKAATAAAAVRRSGANHTVDTLLHFMLYSGMTVPGVPVIGIGRDIGDVLRDEEGMARAKEAGKNMAWLLKTIAAADRTEERV; translated from the coding sequence ATGAGAAGACTGAAAGTCGTTGCATTCAACGGAAGCCCCCGGAAGGACGGCAACACGTCCATCCTGATCCGGCGGATCCTTGACGAACTCGAGAACGAGGGCATCGAGACGGAACTCGTCCAGGTCGGCGGGCAGATGATCCGCGGATGCGCTGATTGCCGGAGATGCTTTGAGAACCGGGACCTGCGGTGCGCTTTTGACGACGATATCGTGAACGACTGCATCGAGAAGATGATCGATGCCGACGGGATCGTCCTCGGCTCGCCGGTCTACTTCCTCGACGTCACGTCCGAGATGAAAGCCCTGATCGACCGGGCGGGCGTGGTGGCCAGGGCGAACGGCCGGCCCTTCCAGCGCAAAGCGGCGACCGCCGCGGCAGCCGTGCGGAGATCCGGTGCAAACCATACCGTCGACACCCTGCTCCACTTCATGCTCTACAGCGGGATGACGGTCCCGGGAGTCCCGGTGATCGGTATCGGCCGGGATATCGGGGACGTCCTGAGGGACGAAGAAGGCATGGCAAGGGCGAAAGAAGCCGGAAAGAACATGGCGTGGCTGCTGAAGACGATCGCGGCCGCAGACCGGACGGAGGAGAGAGTATGA
- a CDS encoding putative zinc-binding protein → MDYEIAKIAKVAGKCAACEEYAEKNATTPPKIAVMACEGACARGEVARRAANLVAHRLARDETVRICLGGAFTKDTGQRNLVRRAERVIAIEGCFINCSSRMMAGVIADLKPEIVRADLIYDRDLPFGIDEVPDEMFTVYAYQVAEQVVREQIARSPAAGPCRPPVQKQAGSAGGCSSCRTDG, encoded by the coding sequence ATGGACTACGAAATTGCAAAAATTGCGAAAGTGGCCGGGAAATGTGCGGCCTGCGAAGAATACGCTGAGAAGAATGCAACCACACCGCCGAAGATTGCGGTGATGGCCTGCGAGGGTGCGTGTGCACGGGGCGAGGTCGCCCGTCGTGCGGCAAACCTGGTCGCACACCGGCTTGCCCGCGACGAGACGGTGCGGATCTGCCTCGGCGGAGCGTTCACCAAGGACACCGGCCAGCGGAACCTCGTGCGTCGGGCAGAGAGGGTGATCGCGATCGAGGGCTGTTTCATAAACTGCTCCTCGCGGATGATGGCCGGCGTTATCGCCGACCTAAAACCGGAGATCGTCAGGGCGGACCTGATCTACGACCGCGATCTCCCGTTCGGCATCGACGAGGTCCCTGACGAGATGTTCACGGTGTACGCCTACCAGGTGGCGGAGCAGGTGGTCAGGGAACAGATCGCGCGGTCTCCCGCAGCAGGACCCTGCCGGCCCCCCGTGCAGAAGCAAGCTGGCTCCGCCGGGGGCTGCAGTTCCTGCAGGACGGACGGATAA
- the nudC gene encoding NAD(+) diphosphatase yields MEHRARFAVGCLHKQYPEPDRLPEDACLVFVRDGGVCVRSGSTPTIFQETLPDLPEGLKKDARYLGHRGLVPCYAVEVPGDLPLPEGLAYSGVRELAGLIPDEELAVAALAAQIIDYDRTTRFCGRCGAATEPVKTERARVCPSCHRIVYPRLSPAIIVLVRMNDTILMVRGIRAPPGRYSLVAGFVEPGESVEDAVRREVREETGITIKNIRYRASEPWPFPDSLMLGFVADYDGGEVAPDGVEVESTVWVDRDHLPTLPPRLSLTRALIDDWATEPRSADEIKGRGEGR; encoded by the coding sequence ATGGAGCATAGAGCAAGGTTTGCAGTCGGCTGTCTGCACAAGCAGTACCCGGAACCGGACCGGCTCCCGGAAGATGCATGCCTGGTGTTTGTCCGTGACGGGGGGGTCTGCGTCAGGAGCGGCAGCACGCCGACCATCTTTCAGGAGACACTTCCGGACCTTCCGGAAGGACTGAAGAAGGATGCCCGTTACCTCGGCCACCGGGGGCTCGTTCCCTGCTATGCCGTCGAGGTCCCCGGCGACCTCCCCCTGCCCGAAGGGCTGGCATACTCCGGCGTGCGCGAACTTGCCGGCCTCATCCCGGACGAGGAACTTGCCGTTGCCGCGCTTGCTGCTCAGATCATCGACTACGACCGGACCACCCGGTTCTGCGGGAGGTGCGGTGCGGCAACGGAACCCGTAAAAACAGAGCGGGCCAGGGTCTGCCCGTCCTGCCACCGGATCGTGTATCCCCGGCTCTCCCCGGCGATCATCGTCCTGGTGAGAATGAACGACACCATCCTCATGGTCCGGGGGATCAGGGCGCCACCCGGCAGGTACAGCCTCGTCGCCGGGTTCGTCGAGCCCGGTGAGTCGGTCGAGGATGCCGTGCGCCGCGAGGTCCGTGAGGAGACGGGGATTACAATCAAAAATATCCGGTATCGTGCAAGCGAACCGTGGCCGTTCCCCGACTCGCTCATGCTCGGCTTCGTTGCCGATTACGACGGGGGAGAAGTCGCCCCGGACGGCGTCGAGGTCGAGAGCACCGTATGGGTTGACCGCGACCATCTCCCGACTCTTCCGCCGAGACTCAGCCTCACCCGTGCGCTCATCGACGACTGGGCAACGGAGCCCCGGAGCGCGGATGAGATCAAAGGAAGGGGTGAAGGGAGATGA
- a CDS encoding sodium-dependent transporter — MSAEERWSSRLTFILAGIGAAIGLGNLWRFPYICYDNGGGAFLIPYIVALLFAGIPLWLMESALGYRARAGVPGSFKKLVGRKAEWIGWLVVILTVILMAYYSVIMAWGVNYIGFASTLAWGSDPEGFFYETFLRLSPDIFTLGGMNWPVVLGAVISWIAVYLSIFRGIRSVEKVVWLTVLLPWTCLIVLVVRGVTLPGAIDGLVYYLTPDFGALARPEVWGAAFGQIFYSLSIGMGIMIAYAKYLPDRHDLVRSGFLICIANSVTSFIAGIAVFSTLGYLAHTTGVPVPEVVKGGIELAFVVYPTVISLLPVAPEIFGVLFFLMFVTLAVDSIFAAVEGISISLEDYIGIPPALLSALVSAGIFLVGLLFMTNGGLYWIDLIDAYYSSFAILVVGILETIVIGHLYGAGRLRGFMNASASRPVGRWWDLSIRYLVPAVLIVAVAASLVERIGTPYGGYPPLAQAVGLALVLGTPIVAVAVSRVLGGGPGRDGGPQAEPAAGE; from the coding sequence ATGAGTGCAGAAGAGCGCTGGAGCTCCCGGCTCACCTTCATACTCGCCGGGATAGGGGCGGCGATAGGCCTTGGAAACCTCTGGCGGTTCCCCTATATCTGCTACGACAACGGCGGCGGGGCATTCCTTATACCCTATATCGTCGCCCTGCTCTTTGCCGGCATTCCGCTCTGGCTGATGGAGAGCGCTCTCGGGTACCGGGCGCGGGCCGGAGTCCCCGGCTCGTTCAAGAAGCTCGTCGGCCGGAAGGCCGAGTGGATCGGCTGGCTCGTCGTGATCCTGACCGTGATCCTGATGGCATACTACTCGGTGATCATGGCCTGGGGCGTGAACTACATCGGGTTTGCCTCGACGCTGGCCTGGGGGTCGGACCCCGAAGGGTTCTTCTACGAGACTTTCCTCCGCCTCTCGCCCGATATCTTCACGCTCGGCGGCATGAACTGGCCGGTCGTCCTCGGTGCCGTCATCTCCTGGATAGCGGTATACCTCTCGATCTTCCGCGGGATCCGGAGCGTCGAGAAGGTCGTCTGGCTGACGGTCCTCCTCCCCTGGACCTGCCTGATCGTCCTGGTCGTCCGGGGCGTGACGCTGCCGGGGGCGATCGACGGGCTCGTATACTACCTGACGCCGGACTTTGGAGCGCTCGCGAGGCCCGAGGTCTGGGGGGCCGCTTTCGGCCAGATCTTCTACTCGCTCTCGATCGGCATGGGGATCATGATCGCCTACGCGAAGTATCTCCCTGACCGCCACGACCTCGTCAGGAGCGGCTTTCTGATCTGCATCGCAAACAGCGTCACGTCGTTCATCGCCGGGATCGCCGTCTTCTCGACCCTGGGCTACCTCGCCCACACCACCGGCGTGCCGGTCCCCGAAGTCGTGAAAGGGGGCATCGAGCTCGCGTTCGTGGTCTATCCGACGGTCATCAGCCTCCTGCCCGTGGCCCCCGAGATCTTCGGCGTCCTCTTCTTCCTGATGTTCGTCACCCTTGCCGTCGACTCCATCTTCGCCGCGGTCGAGGGCATCAGCATATCGCTCGAGGACTACATCGGCATACCGCCCGCGCTCCTCTCCGCCCTGGTCTCCGCCGGGATCTTCCTTGTCGGCCTGCTCTTCATGACGAATGGCGGGCTGTACTGGATCGATCTCATCGACGCCTACTACAGCTCGTTTGCGATTCTCGTCGTCGGCATCCTGGAGACGATCGTGATCGGACACCTGTACGGTGCCGGGCGGCTCCGCGGGTTCATGAACGCATCGGCATCGCGCCCGGTCGGCAGGTGGTGGGACCTCAGTATCAGGTATCTCGTTCCCGCCGTCCTGATCGTGGCGGTCGCCGCGAGCCTCGTCGAGAGGATCGGCACGCCGTACGGGGGGTATCCGCCCCTCGCGCAGGCAGTGGGACTGGCGCTCGTCCTCGGCACCCCGATCGTCGCCGTCGCGGTATCCCGGGTGCTCGGAGGCGGACCCGGCAGAGACGGCGGGCCGCAGGCCGAACCGGCGGCCGGGGAGTGA
- a CDS encoding DUF3795 domain-containing protein gives MTHLSSDLIASCGMNCGLCIAYLREKNQCPGCRTEDAARLPRYCAECRIRNCEDRTGDYCYDCAGYPCPRLKRLDKRYTTKYRMSMLENLREIRERGVAAFVEQEEVRWRCPQCGSILSVHRDRCPHCGQAW, from the coding sequence ATGACCCACCTCTCCTCCGACCTGATCGCCTCCTGCGGAATGAACTGCGGGCTCTGCATCGCCTATCTCCGGGAGAAGAACCAATGTCCGGGCTGCCGGACGGAGGATGCCGCCAGACTGCCCCGGTATTGTGCCGAATGCAGGATCAGGAACTGCGAAGACCGCACGGGAGACTACTGCTACGACTGCGCCGGATATCCCTGCCCGCGGCTGAAACGCCTGGACAAGCGCTACACGACAAAGTACCGGATGAGCATGCTGGAGAACCTTCGCGAGATCCGGGAACGGGGCGTCGCGGCGTTCGTCGAGCAGGAGGAAGTCCGCTGGAGATGCCCGCAGTGCGGATCCATCCTCTCTGTTCACCGGGATCGCTGCCCGCACTGCGGCCAGGCGTGGTGA
- a CDS encoding B3/B4 domain-containing protein, which yields MIQKKVNTGEDREKSWYEHLHRRKAPFLKAGDASINPAGTVRAMEIHKEILAAFPGLSVAEGDVGPLSIQEKSPPLEALKDEIVCSVRERYTLEQVKDEPLFRAYRDFFWRVGVDPTRTRPASEALVRRILAKKMLPTINTAVDAYNLASIRTGIPIAAFDADTLGGELSMRFAEEGEEFLGIGMARPAVLHKNQVILTDDDEIVAVYPYRDSDATKITLATTMVHIVACGVPKVEREKVHSAYELAVAYLREYASGTR from the coding sequence TTGATTCAAAAAAAAGTCAATACTGGTGAGGACAGAGAAAAGAGTTGGTACGAGCATCTCCACCGCCGGAAGGCTCCATTCCTCAAGGCTGGAGATGCCTCAATCAATCCAGCAGGAACGGTACGAGCCATGGAAATTCACAAGGAGATTCTTGCCGCCTTCCCCGGCCTCTCAGTTGCAGAAGGTGATGTCGGACCGCTCTCGATCCAGGAGAAGAGCCCGCCCCTGGAAGCCCTGAAGGATGAGATCGTCTGCTCGGTAAGGGAACGGTATACGCTTGAGCAGGTCAAGGATGAACCTCTCTTCAGGGCTTATCGGGACTTCTTCTGGAGGGTGGGCGTCGATCCGACCAGGACGCGGCCCGCCTCGGAAGCGCTGGTGAGAAGGATCCTGGCCAAAAAGATGCTCCCGACGATCAACACCGCGGTGGATGCCTATAATCTGGCCTCGATCCGCACAGGCATACCCATTGCCGCTTTTGATGCCGATACCCTGGGCGGGGAACTCTCCATGCGGTTTGCAGAAGAGGGTGAAGAGTTCCTCGGCATCGGGATGGCAAGACCCGCCGTTCTCCATAAGAACCAGGTTATCCTGACAGATGACGACGAGATCGTCGCCGTCTACCCGTACCGTGACTCGGATGCAACAAAGATCACCCTCGCCACAACGATGGTGCATATTGTGGCATGCGGCGTGCCGAAGGTTGAGAGAGAGAAGGTGCATTCGGCATACGAACTGGCTGTCGCATACCTGCGGGAATACGCTTCCGGCACCCGGTGA
- a CDS encoding type I restriction-modification system subunit M → MITGEIKNQVDHIWDAFWSGGISNPLEVIEQITYLLFIRRLDDLHTLEENKANRLSRPMERRVFPQGNDAKGRAYEDFRWSRFKHFAPAEMFTVVDEHVFPFLRDDLAQQLGNGDSTYAHHMEGARFTIQKPALLAKVVDMLDKVPMEDRDTKGDIYEYMLAKIATAGQNGQFRTPRHIIQLMVELTAPQPNDVICDPACGTAGFLVAAGEYLRKHYPNLLHDETLRKHFHYHLFHGFDFDNTMLRIASMNMLLHGVEGPDIRYRDSLAQDHAGEEEKYTLVLANPPFAGSLDYENTAKDLLQIVKTKKTELLFLALFLRLLKSGGRAAVIVPEGVLFGSSKAHKELRRILVEDQKLDAVVKLPSGVFKPYAGVSTAILVFTKTNSGGTDFIWFYDVEADGWSLDDKRTPLLSEDKLGSVPCTALTDDEYAMNNLPDVLARWPQRAGAERNRPRTAQSFCVPKDDIAAQGYDLSLNRYKEVVYEAAEHRSPKEILADLWKLEDEIQRGMKELERLFG, encoded by the coding sequence ATGATCACCGGCGAAATCAAGAATCAAGTCGACCACATCTGGGATGCCTTCTGGTCCGGCGGTATCTCAAACCCACTGGAAGTGATCGAGCAGATTACCTACCTGCTCTTCATCCGCCGCCTCGACGACCTTCACACTCTGGAAGAGAACAAGGCCAACCGGCTCAGTAGACCGATGGAACGGCGGGTATTCCCGCAGGGCAATGATGCCAAGGGCCGCGCTTACGAGGACTTCCGCTGGTCCCGCTTCAAGCACTTCGCCCCGGCCGAGATGTTCACCGTGGTCGACGAGCACGTCTTCCCTTTCCTACGCGACGATCTCGCGCAGCAGCTTGGCAACGGAGACTCCACCTATGCGCACCACATGGAGGGCGCTCGCTTCACTATCCAGAAGCCGGCGCTGCTCGCCAAGGTGGTTGATATGCTCGACAAGGTCCCGATGGAAGATCGCGACACCAAGGGTGACATCTATGAGTATATGCTTGCCAAGATCGCGACCGCTGGGCAGAATGGGCAATTCCGCACCCCGCGTCATATCATCCAACTGATGGTCGAACTCACGGCACCGCAGCCGAACGACGTCATTTGCGACCCTGCCTGCGGCACGGCGGGCTTCCTGGTCGCGGCGGGTGAATACCTGCGCAAGCACTACCCGAACCTGCTCCACGACGAGACATTGCGCAAACACTTCCACTACCACCTCTTCCACGGCTTCGACTTCGACAACACGATGCTGCGCATCGCCAGTATGAACATGCTGCTGCACGGTGTGGAGGGCCCGGATATTCGTTACCGCGACTCGCTTGCACAGGACCATGCGGGAGAGGAAGAGAAGTACACGCTGGTGCTTGCCAATCCGCCCTTCGCGGGCAGCCTCGACTACGAGAACACCGCCAAGGACCTCCTCCAGATTGTCAAGACCAAGAAGACTGAGTTGCTCTTCCTCGCGCTCTTCCTCCGCCTCTTGAAGTCCGGCGGACGTGCAGCGGTGATCGTGCCCGAAGGCGTGCTCTTCGGGTCGAGCAAGGCGCACAAGGAGTTGCGCCGCATCCTGGTCGAGGATCAGAAACTCGATGCCGTGGTGAAGCTCCCTAGCGGTGTGTTCAAACCCTACGCGGGCGTTTCGACGGCGATCCTCGTCTTCACCAAGACCAACTCCGGCGGCACCGACTTTATCTGGTTCTATGATGTTGAGGCCGACGGTTGGAGCCTCGACGACAAGCGCACACCGCTCCTGTCTGAAGACAAGCTCGGTTCCGTACCCTGCACGGCGCTAACCGACGACGAGTACGCGATGAACAACCTGCCCGATGTGCTCGCACGCTGGCCGCAGCGAGCCGGCGCCGAACGGAACCGCCCGCGCACTGCGCAGAGTTTCTGCGTGCCAAAAGATGATATTGCCGCCCAGGGCTACGACCTCTCGCTCAACCGGTACAAGGAGGTGGTGTACGAGGCCGCCGAACACCGCTCGCCGAAGGAGATCCTCGCCGATCTGTGGAAGCTGGAGGACGAGATCCAACGGGGGATGAAGGAACTGGAGAGGTTGTTCGGATGA